Genomic segment of Anopheles darlingi chromosome X, idAnoDarlMG_H_01, whole genome shotgun sequence:
GGGGATTCGGGATTTTCGTGGACGCCGGAGCGGCAGAGTGGgagcaggggagggggggagggccaATCATTCTCCGGGCTCTCTTCAATGGCGACcgtaccacacaccaccaaccggcacgTGCCGTACGTGGGTTGAGGGGGTGCCCCCCAGgggggagcgagagaggaaggaagggagggagaccGGGTAATTCTGGCATTTGTTTCGCCCTCCACGAGACGGGACTCCGACCCCCGGCCAGTGGGTCGCGACAACAATGGCAAACTAAACGAGTCGCCGGAAGCGGCCAGTAGCGcaccgagagagagcaggaagggggggagggggttgtggTCTACAAGGGACACACCAGcccggaagggaagggaagggaaaaggggacgAGAATTTATCTACATCAAatcatgcagcagcacataTGCTAAAGACGTTTTGCTCCGGGAAACCAAACCGCGCGCGGGACCACGGGACCGAGAAGGGGgcacaacgcacgcacacaggcagGGAATGGGCACATAGTCCAGCGGAGGAatggggaaggaggaggagaacgggAAGTTAAACAATGCTGGCCGCGTTCCGAAAATGttgatccttctccttcatctcGCCTTCatcttctactgctgctaacaACATCTGCCATTGGCAGATGAGCAACCCCTTCtcgagctactgctgctgctgctacttccactaccactaccaccactagaGAACACTGTCATGCCCTGGTTACCCCACCAAGGTCTGCCCTTTTCGAGTAGCGAATGCgtggtttgaggttaggttgacGGTTAAGGCATACACAAtatacgatgctgctgctgccaaggcAAGGCGGTATTTATTACGCCAAAGTGATTCTTCaccatacgtgtgtgtgtgtgtgtttgtgagagaGAAGCCTGATGGTGGATGAtatcatcgacatcgagccGAGGACACCTACGCGACACAATAGCTTCAATTCTCTGCAATTTCTCCTaactctctgcttctctctctctgtctctacaACAGCTAAGCCAGGACATTGGGTACGTGCTCTATTCGGCACTGGGTTCGTTCTACATACCGAGCTGCATCATGGTGTTTGTCTACATACGGATCTACTTCGCGGCGAAGGCACGGGCCCGGCGCGGCATCCGCAAGAAGCCACTGAAGCCACCGAGCGAACAGGTACGCGGGATATGagctcttccctctctctctttctctgctctgaccaccttctcttctttctcctccttctcctcctcgaacaGGATACGAGCTTCACGCGCCAGGCGGGCACCGTGCCGATGCCCTCCCTTCCCAGTGCCTCTagcaataataacaacaacaacaacaacaacaatcaacagtcAGCGCCTGGCGCGCTGCAGGTGCACGCGGGTGCaaccgcgagcagcagcaacaatggtgGGCTAGGCAATGGTGGTAGCCGGGAGCAGCAGATCGCGACGATCGAGCCGCCACCgcgcggtaccaccaccatgcccCTGCCACCACCGGGGGGACCGGTCATCCCGGTCGTGACGTGCGACTTCGCGTCGGACATGTCAACGAGCGAGGCGGCCACGGCGGAACAGGACAATCACGCGCTGGCGGCCAGTGCGACGAGCACGACGCCGggcccggccacggccacaccGGACGCACACAAAGATACGCTCAAGGTGAGTACGACGATGGCgggcggtgtcggtgtcgcgCGATCGTCGGATCAGTCGCCATCGGCGAGTGCCGCCGGTGCCACGGTGTCACCGGGCACGATCGCCCGCAGCCGGGCCCTCTCGGTCGGCATCGATACGGATATGGTGAGCGAGTTCGATCCGTCCAGCTCGGACTCGGGCGTGATTAgccggtgtgcggtggtgaAACCGCTCAAGTTTCGCCTCTGCCAGCCCATCTTTGGCAAGGGCAAATCGAAGGCGGCACGGCAGGCGAAGCAGAGCGCGTCAGGTGGTGCCGCCAGTCCCGGGCATGGCCGGGGGGCCGCCAACTGCACCCAGCCGATGCTACCTGGTGGTGCCTCCAGTGGACAGCATGCAGCCATCTCGCAGCTGATCGCcagtaaacagcagcagcagcagcaacagcagcaccagcagcagcagctgctgctgcaggacagTGGGTGCGGCAGTGAGCTGGAACCGGcgctaccgaaaccgaagccgcGCGAcccggagaaggagaagcggcGGATCGCGCGCAAGAAGGAGAAACGGGCGACGCTCATCCTCGGGCTGATCATGGGCAGCTTCATCGCCTGCTGGTTGCcgttcttcttcctctacATCCTGGTGCCGATCTGCCCGGACTGCCACATCCCGGAGAGCGCCTTCTCGCTCGCCTTCTGGCTCGGTTACATGAACTCCGCCCTCAATCCGGCCATCTACACCATCTTCAACAAGGACTTCCGGCGGGCGTTTCGGCGCATCCTGTTCAAGTGATGTTTGGCGTACGTGTGCTGCTATCGCTGCGTCTCCCGTAGCATCGAGAAGGCTACGGAGCGGGCCATTGGCGGCGCACAgctcggtggtggccgctACCGCGGCGGCTACATGCGATGATGAAGCatcggatgacgacgacgacgacgacgacaactgcAGCGATGTCTGGAGCGTCGCAccggccgtcgccgtcgccttcGCCGCCGC
This window contains:
- the LOC125949511 gene encoding alpha-2Db adrenergic receptor, with the protein product MDYVSPGNISEEDFLAIVGGGGGGVGGSIGGPATNGSAMLLLGDTAPASASIATIMLNESLLVAAAAAAAAAAAGSGATPGTTSGGTGTIADANLTIVHGTYPSGYTLPHIIIASIIVTVLMIVIVVGNMLVIIAIATEKTLKNIQNWFIASLAVADFFLGLVIMPFSLANELMGYWIFGNWWCDIHSAMDVLLCTSSIMNLCLISLDRYWSITKAIEYLKSRTPARAAFMIAAVWIMSALVCIPPLLGWKAQRPEGHVELPQCQLSQDIGYVLYSALGSFYIPSCIMVFVYIRIYFAAKARARRGIRKKPLKPPSEQDTSFTRQAGTVPMPSLPSASSNNNNNNNNNNQQSAPGALQVHAGATASSSNNGGLGNGGSREQQIATIEPPPRGTTTMPLPPPGGPVIPVVTCDFASDMSTSEAATAEQDNHALAASATSTTPGPATATPDAHKDTLKVSTTMAGGVGVARSSDQSPSASAAGATVSPGTIARSRALSVGIDTDMVSEFDPSSSDSGVISRCAVVKPLKFRLCQPIFGKGKSKAARQAKQSASGGAASPGHGRGAANCTQPMLPGGASSGQHAAISQLIASKQQQQQQQQHQQQQLLLQDSGCGSELEPALPKPKPRDPEKEKRRIARKKEKRATLILGLIMGSFIACWLPFFFLYILVPICPDCHIPESAFSLAFWLGYMNSALNPAIYTIFNKDFRRAFRRILFK